TTCCGGCACTGGCGGACGTGACGTGCGCGATCGTCTTCAGCGCTTTGCCGATCGTGTACGTCGCTTGCTGTGTTTGGTCGGCGAAGACGACTTCGCCGGGGAAGGACGTCTGCTGATAGCCGTCCTTTGAAACGCTGACCGCATACGTGTCGGGGGCCAGCGAGAGCATAATGAAATGACCGGTTGTATCCGTCGTCGTTGTTGCCGATTGCGACGGCGACACCGCCTGCACCTTAGCTCCTGCTACGGGTGCCCCAGTGTTGTCGCGCACGGTGCCGGACATGTTGCCGGTGACGCCTGCCAGTGCCCATGTTCCCTGGACAAGCATAGTCACCAACACCAGTACGGCGACCAACGGTCGACGGAAGGAGCGTGAACTTCGCATGTGCATCCTCCGTCTTATCAGTGGAATATGCGACAAATGCCGCAAGATGCACGCAATGCTTCAATATTCGAAATCCGTCCTTCTTATCAAGGATATGTAAAAGTCAATCGCAGCAACGATTTATTTGATATTGTTTCGAGTTTTGATCCCTCGCGGATCGCCGTTGGCGAGTAACTACTCCGCCATCGCGACTCGGGCGGAAGGCTGGCCGCGTTTCTGCGCGTGCATGAAGAAGACTAGCGGCGCGCTGATAACGAACACGATCGCGGTTAGCCGGAACAAATAGTCGTACGCGATCATCGTCGATTGCTGCGCGACGAGGTTGGTCACCACGCCGCTCGACATGCCCTGAAGGTTGGTCACGCCCGCCGCAAGATCGTTCCACGCAATCGCCGTTCGATGCGAGAGCAAGGTCGTGAGAATCGCGATACCGAGGCTGCCGCCAAGCTGACGCAGCAACGTGAACACGCCGGTCGCGCCGGCCATGTCGGAGATCGGCACGTCGTTGAGCGTCATCGTCGTCAGCGGCACGAACAAAAAGCCGAGCGCGAACCCCTGAATGAGGCGCGGCCAGAACACGTCCCAATAGCCGGCCTGCGCGGTCATATCACCCATCAGCCACGTCGACCACGCGAAGATGAGTATTCCGCCTAAGATCGACCATCGGCCATCGATTTTATTGAGCACCCGACCGATGATCAGCATCGAGACCGCCGTCGACAAAGCGCCCGGCATCAGCGCCAAGCCGGTGTCGAACGCCGTAAATCCGAGCATGGTTTGGAAGAACAGCGGCAAGATCAAGGCCGTCCCGAACAGGCCAAAGCCCATAATAATCCCTAGAAACGAGCCGATCGAGAAACTTCGGAACTTAAAGACGCGCAAATCCACGACCGGATGCCGGTCGCGCAGCGCCTTGACGACGAAGATGATTAACGCGGCCACCGAGACTACCGACATGATCAGGATCGTGTCCGACGAGAACCAGTCGTCGCGCTCGCCCTGCTCCAGCACGTACTGCAGTGACGCCAGCCCGACGGTCAGCAGCGACAAACCCGTCCAATCGATGCCGCCCTTGGGTTTGGCGATGTACTTCGGATTCGGAATGAAGGCCAAGGTCATCATGAACGCCGCGATCCCGATCGGCACGTTGATGTAGAAGATGAGCGGCCAGCTCGCGTTATCGACGATCCATCCGCCGAGCGTCGGCCCGATTGCCGGACCCACCATCGCGCCCAATCCGAAGATCGCCATCGCCGCCCCGCGCTTCTCGGGAGGATAGGTCTCGAACATAATTGCCTGTGCGGTGGGCTGCAGCGCGCCGCCGCCGAGACCTTGCAGCACGCGATAGAAGACGAGCATCCAAATCGAATGGGCCGTTCCGCATAGGAACGACGCGACCGTAAACACCGCCAGCGACGTTGCGTAAAAGACTTTGCGTCCCAGCAGCGCCGTCAGCCAGCCGTTGAGCGGCATGATCACGACACTGGCCAGAATGTAGCCGGTTGCTACCCACGCTACTTCGTCGACCGTCGCTCCCAGGTTGCCGCCGATCGTGTTGATCGCGACGTTGACGATCGTCGTGTCGATGATCGCCATGATCAGTCCGAGCATGACCGTAATGGTGATCAAGCCGACGGGGGCATGCTCGCGATGGCGGAACGGATTGGGCATTTCACCGTGATTTCCCAGTCCAAGGCACTCCGACCTATGCTATGGTGTTCACAACAGCGAGGCGAGCCCCATGCACGACGGATATTCCGACTTTAGTGTCAAGGTGACCAAGGCCGAGGGGACGATTGTCGTCTCCCTCTCCGGCGATTGGGACGTCTACGCCCGCGATGCCTTGCACGACGCGCTCTCGTGCACCGGATCGAGAAACGACGTCGTCATCGACGCTCGTCGCGCCAGTTTCTTCGATTCGTCGGCGCTTAGCGAGTTCGTGACGTTCTTCAAACGCGTCACCGAACAGGGGCAGCGCTTCGAACTGCTCGTCGGCAACAGCAACATCCTGCGCATTCTCGAAATGACCGGCCTATCGAACGTGCTGCTCCCCTCGCCCGATCGCATCGCGATGCTCCAAGAACGGATAATCCAGAGCTAAAGCCGTCTTAACGTAAGCTCGGCTAGCGTAAATCGTATGCAATACGAAATCGACGCTCCCGCCAACGACATCATAGCGATGAACCTCACGATTGCGGCGCTCGATCGCTGGATCGCAAACGTCTCGCCCTCTGACGACGGCGAAGAGGTCGGCAAGCAGATCGGCGCGATGTATCGCGAGATCCGCCTCGTGCTCGACGAGCTGTCGGACGAGCTGCCCGGCGACGAGGAAGAAGAAGACGACGACGAGGAGGACGACGAGGAAGTCCTTGAGGCTCAGATCGTCGACGTCGAGCGTCGTATCGCCGTCGCTAGCTAGCGAGCAGTGCAGGCGCGCCGCGTCTTGAAGGCAACGAGGCGAGCCCGAGCGGTCGGCGCCGCCGCGCGGATCGCTTGCAGCGCGCACGCAAAGTAGGCGAGCAGAAATAACGCAACGGCGGCCGCCCGCATGGGATGATTAAGCCCGCGCCTCGCGCGAGGTCTTCTTATCGCCCTTGATCCACTCGAAGAACTCGAGAATCGCGAGCGCGATGCGCGCCAAGGTCGGAATGAACGTCGGACGCAGCAGGCGCGGATCGAACTCGCTCATCAAGCGGTCGTTCTCGTCGACGCACGCGCGCACGAACTTCGCCGGCGTCAGGCCTTCCATCACGTCGGTGAACAGGTCGAGAATCGGACCATCTTGCTGGCCGTTCGTACTGGCATTCGATTCCGCGCCGCCGGCCATTTCCTGACCGCCTTTGACGCGGCGCACGATCGCCGACAGATATTGCACCAGCGCCGGCAGAATCTGCAGCAGCGGATACGGTAACCCGCGACGCTGGCGATCCCATGCAACCCAGTTGACGAAGAAGACGATGTGCCGCGCTTCCTCGATCAAGATGCGCGACAGCAGCGAAGTCAGGGCATCCGGCAGAATCTTCGCTTCGGTTGCCAATTTGAAAATGCCGAAGCCGCCAAAAGAATCCACGCACTCGTTATAGCCGAAGTTGACGAACGCCGCGCGCGACGGCGCCTCGCTGACGTCGCGGGGACTGACGTTCAGGTCGTATTTCTTCACCATGTGGGCGAGAATGCGCCCGTGGCGCGCTTCCTCGAAACCCTGCAACTCGAGCGCCTGACGCACCAGCGGATCGCGCTCCATCCGCGAAAACCCGTCGAGCATCACGCCCGCGCTGTTCTCGACTTCCAGCGCCATCGTCCACACCGGAATCGCGCGCAACCGTGCAAGCGAAATCTCGTCGAGATCCGGCCACGGCAGGTCGGGCGGGTCGTAGGGCTTGTGCCCTTCGATAAACGTCCGGCAGAAAAGCTCTTTGTGTTCTTCGGAACCGATGCGCATGCGTTTCCTTTCCTACGTAGAATCCCCACGCCCGATGACCACGGTATCTACACCCCAACCGCCCCTGGGCGAACATCGCGCCAACGTGCGCGAGTACTTGCGGGGGATCGATCTCCCCTTCGAGTCGGTCGCCGGAACGATCGTGCGAGAGCGATTGGCTACCGAGGACGACGAGGATCTCCTGCGTTCGAGCCTGGTGCTGTGGGCCTGCGCGGCCTGCGGCGGTGACCTCCGCGACGCCCTGCCCGTGGCAGCCTCGTTCCATCTCTTCGACCGCTTCGTACGCCTGCACGACGAGCTGGTCGACGGCTCGGTCGAGCACTGGGGCCTGGGCCAAAGCCTCAACGCCGGCGACGCGCTCTACGCGCTGGCCTTCCGGACCCTTGCCGACGGCGTCCTCGACGCGCAGCGGCGTCTCGCGGTTGCCGGACTCGTCGCGCGCGCCGTTTTGGAGTCGATCGAGGGCCGCAACGTCGACATCGAACGTCCTGAAAGCGACGGTCTTCTGCCGCAAGTACGCTCGGTACGGCGTCGCGTTGCCGCGCTCACCGGCGCCGCGCTCGGATCGGGCGCAATCATCGCGGGAGCCAGCGAACGTATCGTGCGCGGATTCATTCGCGCCGGCTATCTGCTTGCCGTCGCCGCGACGGTCGAGGAAGCAAAACTCGCGCAGCGCGTTGGTGCCAAAGCCCGCGAGGCGGTCGCCCGTTGCGGCGTGGAGCTAGAGTATCGCAACGGCTTCGAAACCGTCGTTGCCTACGTCACGTAAATGCCCGATCCAACCGGATCCCGCAAAGCCGACCACCTACGCATTAACGTTGAAGAAGACGTCGGTGCGAAAGGCGTGAGTGCCGGTTTCGACGCTTATGCCTTCGAGCATCAAGCTCTGCCCGAAATCGACCTGGACGAGGTCGACACTTCGTGCGAGCTACTCGGCAAGAAGCTCAACGCGCCTCTGCTCGTGTCGTGCATGACGGGCGGAACGCCGGAAGCCCAACGCATCAACGCGACGCTCGCACAGGTCGCCGAGGCGTTCGGGCTCGCGATGGGCCTTGGCTCGGGGCGTGCACTGATTGAAAATCCCGGGACCTTGCCGACGTTTGACGTGCGCCCGTTCGCGCCCAACGTTTTGCTGCTCGCAAATCTCGGCGCCGTGCAGCTGAACAAGGGCTACGGCGTCGACCACTGCCGCCGCCTGATGGAGCTGCTGCAGGCCGACGCGCTCGTGCTGCATCTCAACGCATTGCAGGAGGCGCTTCAACCCGAAGGCGACACGAACTTTCGCGGCCTCCTCGCCCAGATCGCAACGCTGTGCAAAACGCTCGGAGCTCCGGTCGTGGTCAAGGAAGTCGGCTGGGGCATCGGTCCGACGACCGTGCGCGCGCTGCTCGATGCGGGCGTCGCCGGGATCGATCTCGCAGGCGCAGGGGGAACCTCGTGGAGCGAAGTCGAGCGGTATCGCATCGACGAAACGTGGCGCGCTCGCGTCGCCGGGGCGTTCGCCGGCTGGGGCATCCCCACGACCGAATGTATCGTCAATGCGCGATCGGTCGCGCCCAGCGAAACGATCATTGCCAGCGGCGGCATTCGCAACGGAATCGACGTCGCCAAAGCCATCGCCCTCGGCGCTGACGCCGCCGGTATCGCCGGTCCGTTTCTACGCGCCGCCGAGGCTGCGATCGACGAAGCGCGCGATTACGCGCGCGAACTGATCGAAACGTTGCGTATCGCCATGTTCTGTACCGGTGCCCGTACCGTCGCCGAACTGAGAACCGCCACGCGGCTTACGGGCGTCCAATGAGCGCCATCGTCGGCGTATCGGATCACGGCGGTTGGGCGATCTTCGTAACGGTCGCACGCGACGGAAAGCTCCTCGATCGCCGGCGCGTCGAGCTCGTCGACGCGAGCCTGCCCGCGATCCCGCATCACCACGAAGCGCAGATGCTTCCGGTCGACCAAGGCGTCGCATTAGTGGAACGCGTTCGCGCGTCGGCAGAAAAACACGCCGCGCTCGCGCTGGACGAAGTGGTAAAGGCGGTGCCGGACATTCAAGGGATCGCGCTGCGGGCGTGCCCGCCGTTACCGCCGACAATTGCCGAGCGCATCGAAGACGTCCGCGCGCGAAACGTCGCCGACTGGGTGATGTACCGCAACGCCCTCGCGTCCGCCGCCGCGGGGCGCGCATGGGCCGTCCATTGGTATGACGCCAAGAAGCTCGAGCTCAACGCGAAGCATCTCGACCTCCGTAAGAAGGTCGGAGCGCCATGGAGCAACGATCACAAACTCGCCATGGCCCTGGCGCTGCGCGCTTTCGGCTAGAAAGCGAGGCCTCACCGGCCGTAGCGTGGTAACCTCGGGCATGCTTACTCGGCTTTTTGCGGCTCTACTCGGCACGCTTTTGGCAACGGTCCCGGCATTGGCCAACGCGGCCATACTGACTGAGAACGACTTCCAGCACGGCGTTGCACTCAACTCGCCCGCGATCTCACCCGACGGTAAACGCGCCGTCGTCGTGGTGTCGAGGGTGAACTGGAACGAAGATCGCCGCGACGGCGAGCTCGTCCTCATCGACGTCGCCACGCACGGTCAGCGCGTGCTGACGTACGACCGCAAAGGGCTCTCCGATCCGTCGTTCTCACCCGACGGATCGCGGCTTGCCTTCATCGCCGACGACGGCGACGGCGACGACGCGCACTCGCAAGTGTTCGTCATGCCGCTCGACGGCGGCGACGCGCGCCCGGTCACCAAAGCCAAAGAAGGCGTCGAGCAGTACGCGTGGCGTCCCGACGGTCGCGCCATGGCTTACGCTGCAGAAGATCCCCAGCCCGAACGCAAAGGCGCCGATAAGTTCCGCGACAGCTTTATCTTCACCACCGAGCCGATCGTCGCGCGCAGCCGTCCCGAGCCGCGGCACTTGTTCGCTCAATCGCTCGACGGCGGGCCGGCCACGCAGTTGACGTTCGGTCCCCAGAGCGTTGCCACCGGCGAAGCGCAGTCGTCGATCTCGTGGTCGCACGACGGTAAGACGATCGCCTTCGTCCTCTGTCCCAACGCCATTCTCAACGACGAGAGCTATTCGCACGTCGCGCTGATCGACGTCGAGAGCAAGAAGGTGCGGTCGCTGACCGGACGCACGATGTGGGAGAGCACGCCGCTCTTCTCACCCGACGGAACGCACATCGCGTACACCTATTCGGACGGCGACAATCAGGTCAATCTGCAAGAGTTGTACGTCACGACACCCGACGGCGGTGTGGGCAAGTCCGTAACGGCGTCGCTCGATCGCGACGTCTTCGACGCCGCGTGGGCGCCCGATTCAAAAACGTTGTATTTCGGGGTGCCCGATCGCTCGTCGCAGTCGTTCTACCGGCTTGAGCTCGGGGGCGAGCCGCAACGAATGGTGGACACAACGTTGCTCCAGCACGCGTCGTCGCTGGTTGATGCGATCGCGCCCGACGGAAGCTTCGTCTTCGTCGGTACGCAGACCAAACAGCCGTCGGAGTTATTTTACCGCTCCGCCTCGGGCACAACGACCAAGCTCACCGATTTCAATGCGGCGATCGCGCGCCTCGACCTCGCGTCGGCCGAGCGCATCGAGTTTCCGACCGGCACCGGCATCACCGGCGACGGCGTGCTCTACACGCCGCCCGGATTTACCGCCGGCAAAAAATATCCGCTGAGCGTCTTCATTCACGGCGGCCCGACCAGCTCGTCGACCTTGGGCTTCGACTTTTGGGCGCAGGTGATGGCGGCGCGCGGCTGGCTCGTGCTCCGTCCGAACTATCGCGGCAGCGACGATCTCGGCATCAAGTACCAGCGCGCCGTGCTCTACGATCTCGATGCCGGCCCCGGCAAAGACATCATGTCCGCCGTCGACACCGTTCGCGCGCGCGGCATCGTCGACGATTCGCGCATCGCCGTGTCGGGATGGTCGTACGGCGGCATCATGACGGCGTGGATGATTTCGAAATATCACATCTGGAAGGCGGCCGTCTCCGGCGCGTCGGTCAACGATTGGGTTACCGACTACGGAACGGCCGACGACAGCTTATCGGACGTCGATCTGTTCCACGGGTCGCCGTTTGTCGGAAATAATGCCGCCGAGTTTCGGCGCACCTCGGCGATATCGTATGCGAAGGATGTGACGACGCCGGTGTTGATTCTCTCCGACGT
The window above is part of the Candidatus Baltobacteraceae bacterium genome. Proteins encoded here:
- a CDS encoding carboxypeptidase-like regulatory domain-containing protein — translated: MLVQGTWALAGVTGNMSGTVRDNTGAPVAGAKVQAVSPSQSATTTTDTTGHFIMLSLAPDTYAVSVSKDGYQQTSFPGEVVFADQTQQATYTIGKALKTIAHVTSASAG
- a CDS encoding DHA2 family efflux MFS transporter permease subunit, which encodes MPNPFRHREHAPVGLITITVMLGLIMAIIDTTIVNVAINTIGGNLGATVDEVAWVATGYILASVVIMPLNGWLTALLGRKVFYATSLAVFTVASFLCGTAHSIWMLVFYRVLQGLGGGALQPTAQAIMFETYPPEKRGAAMAIFGLGAMVGPAIGPTLGGWIVDNASWPLIFYINVPIGIAAFMMTLAFIPNPKYIAKPKGGIDWTGLSLLTVGLASLQYVLEQGERDDWFSSDTILIMSVVSVAALIIFVVKALRDRHPVVDLRVFKFRSFSIGSFLGIIMGFGLFGTALILPLFFQTMLGFTAFDTGLALMPGALSTAVSMLIIGRVLNKIDGRWSILGGILIFAWSTWLMGDMTAQAGYWDVFWPRLIQGFALGFLFVPLTTMTLNDVPISDMAGATGVFTLLRQLGGSLGIAILTTLLSHRTAIAWNDLAAGVTNLQGMSSGVVTNLVAQQSTMIAYDYLFRLTAIVFVISAPLVFFMHAQKRGQPSARVAMAE
- a CDS encoding STAS domain-containing protein, encoding MHDGYSDFSVKVTKAEGTIVVSLSGDWDVYARDALHDALSCTGSRNDVVIDARRASFFDSSALSEFVTFFKRVTEQGQRFELLVGNSNILRILEMTGLSNVLLPSPDRIAMLQERIIQS
- a CDS encoding ferritin-like domain-containing protein produces the protein MRIGSEEHKELFCRTFIEGHKPYDPPDLPWPDLDEISLARLRAIPVWTMALEVENSAGVMLDGFSRMERDPLVRQALELQGFEEARHGRILAHMVKKYDLNVSPRDVSEAPSRAAFVNFGYNECVDSFGGFGIFKLATEAKILPDALTSLLSRILIEEARHIVFFVNWVAWDRQRRGLPYPLLQILPALVQYLSAIVRRVKGGQEMAGGAESNASTNGQQDGPILDLFTDVMEGLTPAKFVRACVDENDRLMSEFDPRLLRPTFIPTLARIALAILEFFEWIKGDKKTSREARA
- a CDS encoding polyprenyl synthetase family protein; its protein translation is MTTVSTPQPPLGEHRANVREYLRGIDLPFESVAGTIVRERLATEDDEDLLRSSLVLWACAACGGDLRDALPVAASFHLFDRFVRLHDELVDGSVEHWGLGQSLNAGDALYALAFRTLADGVLDAQRRLAVAGLVARAVLESIEGRNVDIERPESDGLLPQVRSVRRRVAALTGAALGSGAIIAGASERIVRGFIRAGYLLAVAATVEEAKLAQRVGAKAREAVARCGVELEYRNGFETVVAYVT
- the fni gene encoding type 2 isopentenyl-diphosphate Delta-isomerase — encoded protein: MPDPTGSRKADHLRINVEEDVGAKGVSAGFDAYAFEHQALPEIDLDEVDTSCELLGKKLNAPLLVSCMTGGTPEAQRINATLAQVAEAFGLAMGLGSGRALIENPGTLPTFDVRPFAPNVLLLANLGAVQLNKGYGVDHCRRLMELLQADALVLHLNALQEALQPEGDTNFRGLLAQIATLCKTLGAPVVVKEVGWGIGPTTVRALLDAGVAGIDLAGAGGTSWSEVERYRIDETWRARVAGAFAGWGIPTTECIVNARSVAPSETIIASGGIRNGIDVAKAIALGADAAGIAGPFLRAAEAAIDEARDYARELIETLRIAMFCTGARTVAELRTATRLTGVQ
- a CDS encoding S9 family peptidase, whose product is MLTRLFAALLGTLLATVPALANAAILTENDFQHGVALNSPAISPDGKRAVVVVSRVNWNEDRRDGELVLIDVATHGQRVLTYDRKGLSDPSFSPDGSRLAFIADDGDGDDAHSQVFVMPLDGGDARPVTKAKEGVEQYAWRPDGRAMAYAAEDPQPERKGADKFRDSFIFTTEPIVARSRPEPRHLFAQSLDGGPATQLTFGPQSVATGEAQSSISWSHDGKTIAFVLCPNAILNDESYSHVALIDVESKKVRSLTGRTMWESTPLFSPDGTHIAYTYSDGDNQVNLQELYVTTPDGGVGKSVTASLDRDVFDAAWAPDSKTLYFGVPDRSSQSFYRLELGGEPQRMVDTTLLQHASSLVDAIAPDGSFVFVGTQTKQPSELFYRSASGTTTKLTDFNAAIARLDLASAERIEFPTGTGITGDGVLYTPPGFTAGKKYPLSVFIHGGPTSSSTLGFDFWAQVMAARGWLVLRPNYRGSDDLGIKYQRAVLYDLDAGPGKDIMSAVDTVRARGIVDDSRIAVSGWSYGGIMTAWMISKYHIWKAAVSGASVNDWVTDYGTADDSLSDVDLFHGSPFVGNNAAEFRRTSAISYAKDVTTPVLILSDVGDNRDSFATSSMYWRALRDNHKDATLRVWPVYGHFPSDPVRQADVYHYWLDYIAQHFR